The genomic stretch GCAGGCGCGGTCGAACAGTTGGAGATATGGGCTTCCCGGATCGGTGCCGATTTCCTTCGAGGCGAGCAGGGCGGGGATCCCGCGGCGGTCGCGTTCGACGCGCTCGACGCGGCCGAAGCCCGAGGCACTGAGGTCGTGCTGATCGACACAGCTGGACGTCTCCATACGAACACGGGGCTGATGAAGGAGGTCGGGAAGATCGACCGGGTGGTGCGGCGGCGCATCGAGGGTGCTCCGCACGAAACGCTGTTGGTATTGGATGCCACCGTCGGTCAGAACGCGGTGCGCCAGCTTGCCGCGTTCAAGGAAGTGGTCGACGTGAGCGGGATCGTGCTCGCCAAGATGGACTCGTCGGCACGCGGTGGGATCGTCGTGGCACTGCGTGAGGAGTACGGCGTGCCGATCAAACTCGTTGGGACCGGCGAGGGGCTGGACGACCTCGAGAGCTTCGAGCCTCAGGCATTCGTGGAGGGAGTCTTCGAGTCATGAAGTGGGCGTGAGCTTCTCCCAGCTCGACCGCCCGGCCCAGTTCCTCAAGGGGGTGGGGCCGAAGCGAGCGGACGCTCTGGCGAACATGGGCATTACCTCTGCTCGAGATCTCCTGTACCACATCCCAAGGCGCTACGACGATGCGTCGACCCTCACCCCTATCGGAAGCCTCGAGGTCGGCCTGGACGCGACCGCGGTCGGTCGGGTGCGCAGCAAAGGGGTCATCCCGACCCGCCGCGGCCTGCGCATCTTCCAGGTCGTCCTGGAAGACGATACGGGCATGATCACGGTCGCTTGGCCGGGCCAGCCGTGGCTGGATCGTAAGATCCGCGCTGGCGACACGCTGCTCGTGACGGGTCCGGTGAAGTTCTTCCACGGGCGTCAGATCCACCCACGTGAGTACTCGTTGCTGTCGCGGTCCGGGGACGGCGAGCCCGACAAAGGCACGATCTTCGTCAGCTATCCCGCGAGCGAAGATGTTCCGCAGTGGCTGCTGCGAAGGATTTTGGGGAGCAACCTCGACGAGTTGCTCTCCTGGGCCGACGACGACGAATACCTCACCGAGGAGCAGCGCTCCTCGCGCGGGCTCCCGAGTCTGGGCGAGGCGCTGTCGGCGCTGCACCGTCCCGCGAGCCTCTCCGACGCCGAAGTCGGACGGCGCAGACTCGCTTTCGACGAGCTCTTCTTCCTGCAGCTCGTGCAAGCCCAAGCCCGACGGCGCGCGACCGAAGTCGAGGAGGGCATCACGCACGAGCGGACCAACGAACTGATTCGACCGCTGCACGAGGGCCTCCCCTTTGCATTGACGACTGCTCAGGCCGCGGTGCTGAGGGAGATCTACCGGGACATGAGGTCGAAGCGGCGCATGAGCCGCTTGCTGCAGGGTGACGTGGGATCGGGCAAGACCGTCGTAGCAGTTTTTGCCATGCTGCTAGCCGCGGAGGGCGGCTATCAAGCCGCGCTCATGGCGCCAACGGAGATCCTCGCCGAGCAGCACGCGCGTAAGCTCACGGAATGGCTCGAGCCGTTGGGCGTCGACGTCGTCCTACTCACGGGCAGCCTCACCGCCTCCGAGCGCCGTGAGGCGCTCGAGTCCATCGAGTCTGGACAGGTTCGCATTGTTGTCGGTACGCACGCGCTCATTCAGGACACCGTGAGCTTCGCTCGGCTCGGGCTCGTCATCGTCGACGAACAGCACCGCTTCGGCGTACGGCAACGCATGGCGTTGGTCGAGAGGGAGGGCCTCCGTCCTGATGTGCTGGTCATGTCCGCGACGCCGATCCCTCGATCGCTCGCGATGACCCTTTATGGCGATCTCGACCTCAGCGTGCTCGACGAGTTGCCGCCGGGTCGAAAGCCGGTCACGACCGTGCTGAGGACCCCCGACCGCCGGGACGCTGTGTACGCTTTCGTCGACGAACAGCTGGCGGAAGGGAGGCAGGCATACATTGTCTATCCTCTGGTGAGCGAATCCGAGAAGGTGGATCTGCTCGCCGCAACCGAAGAATTCGAGCGCCTTCGACAGGAAGTGTTCCCCGAGCGTCGCCTCGGGCTTCTGCACGGCCAGCTCCGGCCGGCGGAAAAGGACGCGGTCATGCGTTCGTTCTTGGCGGGGGACCTCGACCTCGTGGTCGCTACCACCGTGATAGAGGTCGGCATCGACGTGGCCAACGCCACCGTGCTGGTGATCGAACACGCCGAGCGCTTCGGACTCTCACAGCTGCACCAACTACGGGGGCGCGTGGGTCGCGGGGCGGCCGAGAGCCACTGCATCATGATCGCAGAGCCCGTGGAGGAGGCGTCGGAGCGCCTCAAGGTATTCCGCGACACCTCAGACGGATTCGAGATCGCGCGCGCCGACCTTCGCATCCGAGGCCAAGGAGATCTCTTCGGTAGCCAGCAGCACGGGCGCGATCCGCTGCTACGATTCGCGGATCTCATGACGGATGAGGATCTCTTGATCGAGGCCCAGCGCGCGGCTCGTGAACTCGTCGCCGCGGATCCCGAGCTCC from Gemmatimonadota bacterium encodes the following:
- the recG gene encoding ATP-dependent DNA helicase RecG translates to MSFSQLDRPAQFLKGVGPKRADALANMGITSARDLLYHIPRRYDDASTLTPIGSLEVGLDATAVGRVRSKGVIPTRRGLRIFQVVLEDDTGMITVAWPGQPWLDRKIRAGDTLLVTGPVKFFHGRQIHPREYSLLSRSGDGEPDKGTIFVSYPASEDVPQWLLRRILGSNLDELLSWADDDEYLTEEQRSSRGLPSLGEALSALHRPASLSDAEVGRRRLAFDELFFLQLVQAQARRRATEVEEGITHERTNELIRPLHEGLPFALTTAQAAVLREIYRDMRSKRRMSRLLQGDVGSGKTVVAVFAMLLAAEGGYQAALMAPTEILAEQHARKLTEWLEPLGVDVVLLTGSLTASERREALESIESGQVRIVVGTHALIQDTVSFARLGLVIVDEQHRFGVRQRMALVEREGLRPDVLVMSATPIPRSLAMTLYGDLDLSVLDELPPGRKPVTTVLRTPDRRDAVYAFVDEQLAEGRQAYIVYPLVSESEKVDLLAATEEFERLRQEVFPERRLGLLHGQLRPAEKDAVMRSFLAGDLDLVVATTVIEVGIDVANATVLVIEHAERFGLSQLHQLRGRVGRGAAESHCIMIAEPVEEASERLKVFRDTSDGFEIARADLRIRGQGDLFGSQQHGRDPLLRFADLMTDEDLLIEAQRAARELVAADPELQKPAQRRMRELLESRYRERLEMFGVG
- the ftsY gene encoding signal recognition particle-docking protein FtsY codes for the protein MARLFKNQLERKKGLWRRVVDLALTDVRFVAGARDDVSLEALEERLLAADFGVSATMRLVARVEETLRRGQARGGAQLVETLKGEIRAILEGTHDVFLRAADSGPTVYLMVGVNGVGKTTSVAKLANSLVREGRKVMLAAADTFRAGAVEQLEIWASRIGADFLRGEQGGDPAAVAFDALDAAEARGTEVVLIDTAGRLHTNTGLMKEVGKIDRVVRRRIEGAPHETLLVLDATVGQNAVRQLAAFKEVVDVSGIVLAKMDSSARGGIVVALREEYGVPIKLVGTGEGLDDLESFEPQAFVEGVFES